Genomic window (Candidatus Auribacterota bacterium):
GCAAGCTGGCCGAACGGATATATTCACAGGAACTTCTCGCCCGGGGGGAGATGCCGCTGTGGAATCCGTATTTGTACTCAGGCCATCCGCACATGGCGTGCCTCCAGCCGGCAACATTCTATCCCCCCAACTTTCTGTACATGATCCTTTCTCTTCAGGTCGCGTCCAACCTCATACTCTTGCTGCACTACTCCGCCGCAGGCATATTCACGTTTTTCTTCTGCATGACAATAGGATTGTCCATGGAGGCCGCGCTTCTCTCCGCGATATCCTTTATGTTTTGTGGCTACCTCACTGCTCATCGGCCGTTTCCTGACATTATGAACCCCTCCATTTGGCTGCCGCTCATGCTTCTTCTGGCGCACAAGATTGTGGAGCGCCCCTGTTTCAAATATGCCTTTCTGGCGAGCCTTGTCCTCTGTATCCAGATTTTTGGCGGCCATACGCAGCCGGTCCTCTACACCATTTTTATCTGTCTGGCGTACGTCTCGTACCTCAGCTTCAAAAGATATAGCGGGCGAAAACGATGGATGCCTCCATTGGTATTTGCAGCGACTATCGGACTGGGGGTTTCTCTTGCCGCGGTGCAACTGCTTCCTCTACAGGAAGTCTCGTCGCTTTCCATCAAGCGGGGGGTGGACTACCAAGAGTTTATTAAATATTCATTTCACCCACTGCTGCTTCCTACCTTGATATATCCCTTCCTGTTTGGTGCGGATTTCCCCTCTCTGTACGAGGGCTGGTACCAGGGGCCGTGGAACCTTGTGGAGATGTCGGGGTACACCGGCATTCTTCCGCTTTGCTTCGCGCTATGCGCCGTTATTATTCTCGTGCGCAAAGAGGCCCAAGTGAGATTCTGGGGGATCGTCGCGGCGATAGCGTTGTTCTTGGTCCTCGGCAAGCATAATCCATTGTACCGGATCACATGGTATTTCCCTTTTTATAATATATTCCGGGCTCCCGCGAGAAACTGGTATGAATTCGATTTTGCGATTGCAATCCTTGCCGGATTCGGCCTCTGGCAGGTAATGAAGAGGGAGAGATCGCAGCGAAGAATAGTGATGTTGGTTGCGGGTATGCTTTTGGGAATCGTGGTGATCTCGATATGCCTGTTGGCATACTGGGAACGGCATGGCGCAGCGCTGCTCGATGCTATTTCAGGTCAGGTTCCGCTGAACGCCGATAAAATGCTGAAAATAATCACGATGAAAAGTAACGCCGTATTTATTCCAATAATCCTCATGCTGACGTCCCTGTGTGTAATGCTCCTTATTGTGTTCCGGGTAAAGAGAAACGTTGTGTTCACGGCTCTATTCGCAATTCTCTTCATAGACCTCCTGTCGTGTGGGAGCTTCTACTGGCGATATGGAAAGAGCGGATCCGCCACGTTTGCAGAGTCGCGCAAGCACTTTGCACCGCTGCTGGACTACATCAGGAATAGAGAGACCGATGCAAACGGATTCCGGATATGCAGCATGATGAGGTCCGAGGATGACATGACTGATTGCTACCCGGTTATTGATAGATTTGGCCCCTATCGAAGCATCAACGGCTATGGCATGATGCTCTCGAGGGATTATGCGCGGTTGTTGCGAACCGATATTGTGGGCACCACACCGGAAGCCCTGTTTTTCAACAACCGTATCCTCTCCATGCTCGGCGTGAAATACATCATCGCCAGGCGAGAGGAAAAGAAATTTCTCGAATCCATCAGGGCGGAAAACGGGAGAGGCCTTTACCGTGAAGTAGCGCCCGCCGGCACTATAGCCCTCTTTGAAAATGCCTCCCCCTTTCCCCGCGCCTGGTGTGTCGGGAGAACGCGCCCCGTGGGAAATTTGGACGAGGCGGTGCGTATTCTATGGTCGCCCGATGTAAAAATCGACCTTTCGCGTGAGGTCCTCATTGAAGGGGCGAAGCCATGCGATAGTACCTCTGAGGGGGAGGCACGAGTGGTTTCCTATGAACCACAGAGGATAGAGATACGATGTAAATCTTCCGGCAAATGCCTCCTGGTCCTATCCGAGCGATTTTTTCCTGGATGGCAGGCATATGTTGATGGGAGCGTTGTGCCGATATACAGGGCCAACGCGATTCTGCGGGGGGTCTGCGTTCCGCCGGGTGAACACACCATAAAATTCATCTATAAACCGCGCTCATTTGCGGTGGGTGCCGCGATCAGCGGGGGTACGCTTATGGGTTTGCTTGTTGCAGCCGTTGTGCTTGGCTTGAAAAGGGGCAATAATTCACGGATCGTCTGAATGAATAGGAAGATCAGTATCTTCTCCCCTGTGACCAGCGTGGTGCATTCCCATTTTTTGCTATTTCAACGGCGATATCCCGCAGATAAGTGAATCGGTATCCTCTGGATTTGAGAAACCTCACAAGCTTCTCGAAGGCTTTGGTCTTGTCACGCACTAGTCTTCCCCTGAGGTATCCGATCTTTTCCTTGAGCGGGAGCATATGATACGACGGCACATTGCTAAAATCGTAGAGGTGCATGCAGATGTTTAAGAATCGAGGGCAGCCCAGGACCGCCATAAGCGTTTTGTAACATACCGAACCGAGAAGATTGACGTGGCTGGCGGTGACGGGCAGGCGCACGAATGGCATTACCGAAAGGGGGATCTCCAGCAGGCCCGTCTCCCCGTAGATGAACGGATGAGTCGGAAAATGCAAATTGTTGTACCTGCCGGGAAGATAGGAAGGGAATATCGAGGAGCTGTAAATCAACCCCTGTGTTGCGAGGAAGCCGATTTCCGCGGGGGATACTATACCCTGGGGGGCCCGATACCCCCGGGGAGACTCGCCGAAGTAACGCTTGTATGCGTCTATACCCTTCCGGATGTCCTCGATTTTACGCTCGGGTGGTTCGCGCAGCGGATGGCTGTAACTGTGCGTCTCAAAGCGGGAGCCGAGCGACTGCAGCCTTTTAATGATGGGGAAGTTTCCATCGAGAATCGATCCGGTAACGAAAGTGGTGAGTTTTATTCCGTATGCCGAGACCATCTGTTCAAATGCCTCCGTGCATTGGAGGCTTTCATAGTAATCACACCCCGTCATGCCGGCGTAGTCCGCTTCGAGATCAAGGCTGAAACACGCGATTCTGTCCATGTGCGTATCGCTCAACAGGTTGGATGAGCACCAATGAGACTCCCCATTCAACTTTCGTTACACATCGTATGGTGCTCGATTGGCGTGTACTCCCGGCGCACAGGAAGCACGCGATGCCGGGATTGATCTCACTTGAGCGCAGCTTACTCTACCACAATACAGTCTGAAAAATAAGCACCTTCCTTGCCCCGAAATGGCGGATAACAGATCGAAACGTTCACCTGATGGGTGGAATGTAATCAGAAGTATTTCTCCCTGTAGGGGCTAGATTTATCAAGCCCGTAACGCGGGTCTGATGAATCCGACCCCTACATTATCCGCCATTTCGAGCTTGCATGGATCGTTGATGTTTTTACGTGCAGTGCGTCGCTCGACCGGCGATGGGATCTATTAATCCGTTGAGGGGCGGTATTTATTTTGGTAGTATCCTCTATGCGTGGACTCGCGTGGCTGAGGTGTTTCATAATCTCTCCCCGCGCAAACCTCAATTGCGGTGAGACTGCCTCATCGTATTTATCGCCATGAAGATCCTCTTTGTCTATCCCGAGATCGGCACGCGGAGCTATCTTGAGCCGCACCTCGGTCTCTGCACGATCGCGGCGGTGCTCAGGGCGCGAGGGCATCAGTCGCTCCTCTTCCGACCGATGCGTTTTTCTCCAAGGAAATTCCTCCGGGAAGTGGACTTTCACAGGCCGGACATGGTTGCCTTTTCCTGCACCACGCATCAGTACCCCTATGTGCAGAGATACCTCGATCTGTTGAAAGGAAATCGGCATATCCCAACAATCATAGGTGGTGTCCATGCGACGATGGCAAGCGAAGAGGTTATTGCGGAGCCGAATGTTGATATGCTATCGAGGGGCGAGGGAGAAATGCCCATGCTGCGAGTGGCGGAAGCCATGGCGGCAGATGAAGATACATCCAGAATCAAGAGCATATGGGCCAAAACGAGAGAGGGAGAAATAATCCGGAATGAGATCGGCCCGCTCGTGGAGAACCTCGACGAACTGCCGTTCCCTGACAGGAAATTTTTCGGCATTGAGGCCATTCTAAGAAAAAATGGTTACAAAATGGCGGTGCTCGCGGGGCGCGGATGTCCGTACTCATGCAGTTATTGCAGCAATAGGGCGTATGGGGAGCTTTACGGAAAAAACAGCCATTATGTAAGAAAACGCTCGGTTGGCAACGTTATTGAAGAATTGAGAATGCTGAAGGGGCAATATCATATCAAGATAGTAGCCTTCCAGGATGAGGTATTCGTTCTGGATCGCCAATGGCTGAGAGAATTCTCTGAGCGATACCGCAGGGAGATTGCGCTCGGCTTTCAATGCCTGGCACGCCCGGAACAGATTGACAACGAAACAGTGTCACTCCTGAAGGATGCCGGTTGTCTCAGTGTGAGCCTGGGGGTGGAGACGGGGAATGAGGATATGCGACAGCGCATCTTAAACAGGATGACCTCCAATGAGCAGATACTCAATGCGTTCAGATTATTGAAAGAATCCGGGATTGACAGGCTTTCTTTTAATATGATAGGGATCCCGGGCGAGACGGCTGCAACAATAGAAGAGAGCATCGCCTTCGCCAGGAGACTTGATCCGGATTGGATTGGTTTAACGCTGTATCATCCATATCCCGGGACTCCTCTGGCAGAGCATTGCTATGAAAAGGGATATGTTATAAAAGAGGAATTCAACCCCAGCTATGGGGCCGATGAGAGCATGTTGGCACTCCCCTCAATCTCGGCAAAAGAGCTCACGCAGGGGTACCGCAAATTTGAGAATTATGCCTTTGCGTTGTATGTTAAAAACAAGTATCCGTTGCTCTACCCATTATATGTCGCCATCAGGCCGATCCTGAAAAGCCCGCTCCGGAGGCGGCTCATCGAGCTTTCGTACAGACTTATCCACGAGCGGGGATTATTTCGCAAGAGCTACTGACAGTCTGTAGAGAGAAGACGGGGACGCTAGTCTATAAGGTATGGCACGGGTAATCTGAATAAGCATGAATAAGAACAATCATCTTCCTGCGGTGACGGTAGTAGTATCAGTATATAACAAAGCAAGGACTGTAGCAAAGTGCATATCGTCCATCCTTGAGATTGACTATCCACTGAAAGAAACACTTATTATAGAAGGATACTCTAGTGACGGCTCGTATGAGATCCTGAAGCAATTTGAAGATAAGGCGCGCATTGTAAGAATCAAGGGGAATTACGCGACCGCACTGAACAGGGCACTGGAGCTGGTCTCTACGCCCCTTGTTGCGCTCACCGATGCTGATTGCACCGTGGATAAGGGCTGGCTCCGGGAACTCGCCGAGGGATTTGCCGAGGAGGAGGGCGTTGTTGCGGTGGCAGGTTATGTGGGGACGGGGCAGGGGATTACTCTCCTTGCCACGCTTATCGGGATCGAGTTTGAGGAGCGATACAGGCGCTTTCCCAGATACCTGCTGAGATCTCCCACCATGAACCTGTGTGTTCGGACGGAAGCAGCGCGCCAGATCGGATTTGACCAACATTTGCCGGTGGCCATTGAAACTGATTTCGGATACCGGCTTACCAAACTTGGCAAAATACTCTACCAACCCTCTGCCGTCGTGCTGCACTATCCTCGTACGACATGGAATGGCTTCTTTATGCAACAGGTGGCTTTCGCGAGGGGTGCGTTTATGGTATACCGCATGCACAAAGACAAACTGAAGGGCGACCATATCTCGACATTCTCCATGATCTGGCAGGTTCCCCTTTTCTGTCTGGCATGCTTATTCCTTTTTATGGGACTCCTTGATTGCACGTGTGGCGCCATCTCCTTAGTTCTCTTTGCGGCGCTCTTCCTGATTTATGCGCGCGATATGGCGAGACTTCCTATCAGGAAAAAGCATTATCCGATGATGGCGGCGATCCTGTGCATGCGGACTGTTGGCTGGGCGGCGGGGGCGATCAGTGGGTTAGCGACACCTATGGCGCAATGGATGCGGAAAACATGATGCGCACTGGAAAGTATGCATTTCTCACCCTCGACTTTGAGCCCGATCACTGTGATCTGGTGAAGGGCAATCATTACGATGCATTTCGGGGGATTCCTAAGTTTCTTGGCATGATACGGAGCCGAGGTATAACCGTTACCGTGTTTGCCACGGGTATAGTCCTGGAGGAAAGGGAGGCGGATATCCGTACCCTGGTAGAGGCTGGTGCTGAGGTGGAATTGCACTCGTACAGCCACAAGAGAGGAACAAACGGAATTACTGAAATCACAAAAGGGATTGAGGCGTATCGTCGAATATTCGGTCGTTCTCCCAAGGGGTACAGGGCTGCGCGAGGAATGATCTCAGATGAGGAAATAGCGTGCCTCGCCGCGCAGGGCTTCCATTTCGACTCGAGCCTCTTCCCCTCGTTTTTCCCGGGTAGGTTCTGCAATATCGCAAAGCCGACGGCCCCTTTTTTCTATCCCGGGACATCACTCTTGGAAATCCCTTTTTCAGTTATTTCTCGAATCAGATTCCCGGTATCACTGAGTTATATCCAGCTCGCCGGCTTCCCCACATTCCGCGCGCTCAAATGCATCTTCGGGCTGCCTGATATCCTTATCATAGATTTACATCTGCATGATTTATTCCCACCGGATATCTTCCGTTCATTGCCCGTAAAATGGAAACTGGTATACTCTAGGTGTTTCATGCGGCATCGCGAGAGAGGGTTGAATGATCTGGAAGATCTGATCCGGATGCTGGAGGGTGAGGGGTACACATTCGGGATCCTCGGGGACCTGTATCGCGATTACGTGAAGGCAGCGGGCATATGAGAATTGTGCTGGTCACACAAGAAGAGCCGTTTTATCTTCCGTTATTCACACGGCTGTTTCTCGAAAAGCTGAAAGGGAATATAGTGTTGGTGGTCGGACTCAGCGCGGTCCCCCCTCAGGAAAATCGCTTTCTTATGGCGAGAAGATTCCTTATCCTGTGGGGCGCACGACTCTTTGCATACAAGCTCTTGAGGTACTCGTATTACAGAATCCTTGACTCCCTGCCAATCCAACTCGGCACCGCAATTTATTCAAGCCGGCGACATTGCATACGTATGCATATACCATACATTGCGCCTCAGTCTTTGAAAGGTGCTTATGCCATGGAGCGTATTAGGGCATGCGTCCCGAATCTGCTAGTTTCCGTAGCGGCAAACCAAATATTCAGCAAGGAGTTATTATCGCTGCCCACGCTGGGATGCATCAATCTGCATGCCAGCCTGCTCCCCCGCTACAGGGGCATCAATCCGACTTTCTGGGTGCTTGCGAAAGGGGAAGAAATAACCGGTGTGACCGTGCACTTTATGAATGAGAAGTTTGACGATGGTGATATCATACTGCAGAGAGAGATCAGCATAAGCAAGGACGATACGTTGCATAGTCTCTATTCCAAAGAGATTATCCTCGGACTGGATCTCCTGTGTGAGGCAATTAGCTTATTGGAAAAGGGAAGCGTGCCTCGAAAGCCAAATGATTCACGGTATGCGACGTATTATTCTTACCCCACTCGATCGTCCGTAAAAGAGTTCAGAGAGAGGGGGAGACGGTTTTACTGAGCGGAGCGCAGAAGAGCATCGAGGAATGCCGCATAGGGGAATAGTTATCTGACCGTATGGATCACAACCATGAATAGCATCACTGCAGACAAGATTCTTATCATAATCCCCGCGTATAACGAGGAGAGAACCATAGGCGCGGTTATCCGCAGCATCCTTTCCTTGACTGAATTCCGCAATGTCCTTGTTATCAACGATGGCTCATTTGATCGGACCTCGCGTACGGCTTGTACGGTGGGCGCACGCGTGTTGGAACTCCCGTATAATCTGGGGATCGGCGCGGCTGTCCAAACCGGATACCTATTTGCCGAAAAGGAACGCTACGAGTATGTGATCCGCGTTGATGCAGACGGCCAGCACGAAGTGTCGCAGATGTGTACATTGCTTGCCCC
Coding sequences:
- a CDS encoding YfhO family protein — translated: MFILPLIYYGWGFPFTELLEPAEPGKLAERIYSQELLARGEMPLWNPYLYSGHPHMACLQPATFYPPNFLYMILSLQVASNLILLLHYSAAGIFTFFFCMTIGLSMEAALLSAISFMFCGYLTAHRPFPDIMNPSIWLPLMLLLAHKIVERPCFKYAFLASLVLCIQIFGGHTQPVLYTIFICLAYVSYLSFKRYSGRKRWMPPLVFAATIGLGVSLAAVQLLPLQEVSSLSIKRGVDYQEFIKYSFHPLLLPTLIYPFLFGADFPSLYEGWYQGPWNLVEMSGYTGILPLCFALCAVIILVRKEAQVRFWGIVAAIALFLVLGKHNPLYRITWYFPFYNIFRAPARNWYEFDFAIAILAGFGLWQVMKRERSQRRIVMLVAGMLLGIVVISICLLAYWERHGAALLDAISGQVPLNADKMLKIITMKSNAVFIPIILMLTSLCVMLLIVFRVKRNVVFTALFAILFIDLLSCGSFYWRYGKSGSATFAESRKHFAPLLDYIRNRETDANGFRICSMMRSEDDMTDCYPVIDRFGPYRSINGYGMMLSRDYARLLRTDIVGTTPEALFFNNRILSMLGVKYIIARREEKKFLESIRAENGRGLYREVAPAGTIALFENASPFPRAWCVGRTRPVGNLDEAVRILWSPDVKIDLSREVLIEGAKPCDSTSEGEARVVSYEPQRIEIRCKSSGKCLLVLSERFFPGWQAYVDGSVVPIYRANAILRGVCVPPGEHTIKFIYKPRSFAVGAAISGGTLMGLLVAAVVLGLKRGNNSRIV
- a CDS encoding polysaccharide deacetylase family protein, giving the protein MDRIACFSLDLEADYAGMTGCDYYESLQCTEAFEQMVSAYGIKLTTFVTGSILDGNFPIIKRLQSLGSRFETHSYSHPLREPPERKIEDIRKGIDAYKRYFGESPRGYRAPQGIVSPAEIGFLATQGLIYSSSIFPSYLPGRYNNLHFPTHPFIYGETGLLEIPLSVMPFVRLPVTASHVNLLGSVCYKTLMAVLGCPRFLNICMHLYDFSNVPSYHMLPLKEKIGYLRGRLVRDKTKAFEKLVRFLKSRGYRFTYLRDIAVEIAKNGNAPRWSQGRRY
- a CDS encoding radical SAM protein; amino-acid sequence: MKILFVYPEIGTRSYLEPHLGLCTIAAVLRARGHQSLLFRPMRFSPRKFLREVDFHRPDMVAFSCTTHQYPYVQRYLDLLKGNRHIPTIIGGVHATMASEEVIAEPNVDMLSRGEGEMPMLRVAEAMAADEDTSRIKSIWAKTREGEIIRNEIGPLVENLDELPFPDRKFFGIEAILRKNGYKMAVLAGRGCPYSCSYCSNRAYGELYGKNSHYVRKRSVGNVIEELRMLKGQYHIKIVAFQDEVFVLDRQWLREFSERYRREIALGFQCLARPEQIDNETVSLLKDAGCLSVSLGVETGNEDMRQRILNRMTSNEQILNAFRLLKESGIDRLSFNMIGIPGETAATIEESIAFARRLDPDWIGLTLYHPYPGTPLAEHCYEKGYVIKEEFNPSYGADESMLALPSISAKELTQGYRKFENYAFALYVKNKYPLLYPLYVAIRPILKSPLRRRLIELSYRLIHERGLFRKSY
- a CDS encoding glycosyltransferase translates to MNKNNHLPAVTVVVSVYNKARTVAKCISSILEIDYPLKETLIIEGYSSDGSYEILKQFEDKARIVRIKGNYATALNRALELVSTPLVALTDADCTVDKGWLRELAEGFAEEEGVVAVAGYVGTGQGITLLATLIGIEFEERYRRFPRYLLRSPTMNLCVRTEAARQIGFDQHLPVAIETDFGYRLTKLGKILYQPSAVVLHYPRTTWNGFFMQQVAFARGAFMVYRMHKDKLKGDHISTFSMIWQVPLFCLACLFLFMGLLDCTCGAISLVLFAALFLIYARDMARLPIRKKHYPMMAAILCMRTVGWAAGAISGLATPMAQWMRKT
- a CDS encoding polysaccharide deacetylase family protein, producing the protein MMRTGKYAFLTLDFEPDHCDLVKGNHYDAFRGIPKFLGMIRSRGITVTVFATGIVLEEREADIRTLVEAGAEVELHSYSHKRGTNGITEITKGIEAYRRIFGRSPKGYRAARGMISDEEIACLAAQGFHFDSSLFPSFFPGRFCNIAKPTAPFFYPGTSLLEIPFSVISRIRFPVSLSYIQLAGFPTFRALKCIFGLPDILIIDLHLHDLFPPDIFRSLPVKWKLVYSRCFMRHRERGLNDLEDLIRMLEGEGYTFGILGDLYRDYVKAAGI
- a CDS encoding formyltransferase family protein; amino-acid sequence: MRIVLVTQEEPFYLPLFTRLFLEKLKGNIVLVVGLSAVPPQENRFLMARRFLILWGARLFAYKLLRYSYYRILDSLPIQLGTAIYSSRRHCIRMHIPYIAPQSLKGAYAMERIRACVPNLLVSVAANQIFSKELLSLPTLGCINLHASLLPRYRGINPTFWVLAKGEEITGVTVHFMNEKFDDGDIILQREISISKDDTLHSLYSKEIILGLDLLCEAISLLEKGSVPRKPNDSRYATYYSYPTRSSVKEFRERGRRFY